The Perca fluviatilis chromosome 24, GENO_Pfluv_1.0, whole genome shotgun sequence genome has a window encoding:
- the LOC120554400 gene encoding nuclear receptor subfamily 4 group A member 2-like isoform X1 gives MPCVQTQCGSSPQGASPASQSAGGERSCDFLTPEFVKYSMDLTNSEISTATSAPSFGSMGDTYGAGYDVKPPCLFQMPVQGELPCVKVEDAHGCPRYQPNQHHPHQSDELLSSPGSIYYYRPPSPHTPITSNFQTPPGHIWEDSGSLYSFRQDYLAAAHRKNTLSRFSLFSLKHAQHGGQSLSTCQMKFDGSLHVSMNLDAAGAHQPLDSPGVLGSTAHGKQPVVGFPHLPQFAHGHHFMDYQTSCASSRGPLSAEGLCAVCGDNAACQHYGVRTCEGCKGFFKRTVQKNAKYVCLAAKSCPVDKRRRNRCQYCRFQKCLAVGMVKEVVRTDGLKGRRGRLPSKPKSLPDSSSPVSTLLSTLIRAHVESNPSPSRLDFLKFKESPGSPPGDDAQHVRQFYDLLTRSMEVIRGWAQKIPGFTSLPKHDQDLLFYSAFLELFVLRLSYRSNPEDGKLIFCDGSVWHRLQCLRGFGEWIDSIVEFSANLQRMNLDVSTFSCICTLALVTAERHGLKEPKKVEELQNNIVKCLKDADGLSDCWSNHLSRLLEKLRELRTLCIQGLQRIFYLKLEDLVPPPAIIDKLFLDTLPF, from the exons ATGCCGTGTGTGCAGACCCAGTGCGGCTCCTCTCCACAAGGAGCCAGCCCGGCCTCTCAGAGCGCCGGTGGAGAGCGCAGCTGCGACTTCCTCACCCCGGAGTTTGTCAAGTATAGCATGGACCTCACTAACAGTGAAATCTCAACTGCAACATCGGCTCCAAGTTTCGGCTCCATGGGTGACACTTATGGCGCCGGGTACGACGTGAAGCCCCCGTGTCTCTTCCAAATGCCGGTGCAGGGAGAGCTTCCGTGCGTCAAGGTGGAGGATGCGCACGGGTGTCCGCGGTATCAGCCTAATCAGCATCACCCGCACCAGTCCGACGAGCTGCTCTCCTCCCCGGGCTCCATTTATTATTACCGGCCTCCGTCGCCGCACACCCCCATCACATCCAACTTTCAAACTCCACCGGGACACATATGGGAGGACTCTGGCTCTCTGTACAGTTTTCGACAGGACTATTTGGCGGCAGCGCACAGGAAAAACACACTATCCAGATTCTCGCTGTTTTCCCTAAAACACGCGCAACACGGCGGTCAGAGCTTGTCCACCTGCCAAATGAAATTTGACGGATCTCTCCATGTGTCCATGAACCTGGACGCAGCCGGGGCGCACCAGCCGCTGGATAGCCCCGGGGTTTTGGGCTCCACTGCCCACGGAAAGCAGCCCGTAGTGGGATTTCCTCACCTGCCCCAGTTCGCCCACGGCCACCACTTTATGGACTACCAGACTTCTTGTGCCTCCAGCCGAGGACCGCTGAGCGCGGAGGGACTGTGCGCCGTCTGCGGGGATAACGCAGCCTGCCAGCACTACGGAGTGCGCACCTGCGAGGGCTGCAAGGGTTTCTTCAAG CGCACAGTACAAAAAAATGCCAAGTACGTGTGTTTGGCAGCCAAAAGCTGCCCTGTGGACAAACGCAGGAGGAACCGATGCCAATATTGTCGCTTCCAGAAGTGCCTTGCAGTGGGAATGGTCAAAGAAG TGGTGAGGACAGACGGTCTGAAAGGTCGACGGGGGCGCCTGCCGTCCAAACCTAAATCTCTCCCGGACTCATCTTCACCCGTCAGCACCCTCCTGAGCACCCTCATCAGGGCGCACGTGGAATCGAACCCTTCACCTTCTCGCCTTGACTTTCTTAAA TTTAAGGAGAGTCCAGGAAGCCCCCCGGGAGATGACGCTCAGCATGTGCGGCAGTTCTATGACCTCCTGACCAGATCGATGGAGGTGATTCGAGGCTGGGCGCAGAAGATCCCGGGCTTTACCTCCCTGCCCAAACACGACCAAGACCTCCTCTTCTACTCTGCTTTCCTGGAGCTCTTTGTTTTACGGTTGTCGTACAG ATCCAACCCGGAGGACGGGAAGCTGATCTTCTGCGACGGGTCGGTGTGGCACCGGCTCCAGTGCCTGCGTGGCTTTGGGGAGTGGATTGACAGCATCGTTGAATTCTCCGCTAATCTGCAGAGGATGAACCTGGATGTGTCCACCTTCTCCTGCATATGCACTCTCGCCTTGGTCACCG CAGAGCGGCATGGACTGAAGGAGCCGAAGAAagtggaggagctgcagaacAACATTGTCAAGTGCTTGAAGGACGCCGATGGCCTCTCGGACTGTTGGTCCAACCATTTGTCCAGACTTTTGGAAAAACTGCGTGAACTTCGCACTCTGTGCATCCAAGGCCTGCAGAGGATTTTCTATTTGAAGCTGGAGGATTTGGTGCCGCCGCCTGCAATAATAGATAAGTTATTCCTCGACACGTTGCCATTTTAG
- the LOC120554400 gene encoding nuclear receptor subfamily 4 group A member 2-like isoform X2: MPCVQTQCGSSPQGASPASQSAGGERSCDFLTPEFVKYSMDLTNSEISTATSAPSFGSMGDTYGAGYDVKPPCLFQMPVQGELPCVKVEDAHGCPRYQPNQHHPHQSDELLSSPGSIYYYRPPSPHTPITSNFQTPPGHIWEDSGSLYSFRQDYLAAAHRKNTLSRFSLFSLKHAQHGGQSLSTCQMKFDGSLHVSMNLDAAGAHQPLDSPGVLGSTAHGKQPVVGFPHLPQFAHGHHFMDYQTSCASSRGPLSAEGLCAVCGDNAACQHYGVRTCEGCKGFFKRTVQKNAKYVCLAAKSCPVDKRRRNRCQYCRFQKCLAVGMVKEVVRTDGLKGRRGRLPSKPKSLPDSSSPVSTLLSTLIRAHVESNPSPSRLDFLKFKESPGSPPGDDAQHVRQFYDLLTRSMEVIRGWAQKIPGFTSLPKHDQDLLFYSAFLELFVLRLSYRSNPEDGKLIFCDGSVWHRLQCLRGFGEWIDSIVEFSANLQRMNLDVSTFSCICTLALVTERHGLKEPKKVEELQNNIVKCLKDADGLSDCWSNHLSRLLEKLRELRTLCIQGLQRIFYLKLEDLVPPPAIIDKLFLDTLPF; encoded by the exons ATGCCGTGTGTGCAGACCCAGTGCGGCTCCTCTCCACAAGGAGCCAGCCCGGCCTCTCAGAGCGCCGGTGGAGAGCGCAGCTGCGACTTCCTCACCCCGGAGTTTGTCAAGTATAGCATGGACCTCACTAACAGTGAAATCTCAACTGCAACATCGGCTCCAAGTTTCGGCTCCATGGGTGACACTTATGGCGCCGGGTACGACGTGAAGCCCCCGTGTCTCTTCCAAATGCCGGTGCAGGGAGAGCTTCCGTGCGTCAAGGTGGAGGATGCGCACGGGTGTCCGCGGTATCAGCCTAATCAGCATCACCCGCACCAGTCCGACGAGCTGCTCTCCTCCCCGGGCTCCATTTATTATTACCGGCCTCCGTCGCCGCACACCCCCATCACATCCAACTTTCAAACTCCACCGGGACACATATGGGAGGACTCTGGCTCTCTGTACAGTTTTCGACAGGACTATTTGGCGGCAGCGCACAGGAAAAACACACTATCCAGATTCTCGCTGTTTTCCCTAAAACACGCGCAACACGGCGGTCAGAGCTTGTCCACCTGCCAAATGAAATTTGACGGATCTCTCCATGTGTCCATGAACCTGGACGCAGCCGGGGCGCACCAGCCGCTGGATAGCCCCGGGGTTTTGGGCTCCACTGCCCACGGAAAGCAGCCCGTAGTGGGATTTCCTCACCTGCCCCAGTTCGCCCACGGCCACCACTTTATGGACTACCAGACTTCTTGTGCCTCCAGCCGAGGACCGCTGAGCGCGGAGGGACTGTGCGCCGTCTGCGGGGATAACGCAGCCTGCCAGCACTACGGAGTGCGCACCTGCGAGGGCTGCAAGGGTTTCTTCAAG CGCACAGTACAAAAAAATGCCAAGTACGTGTGTTTGGCAGCCAAAAGCTGCCCTGTGGACAAACGCAGGAGGAACCGATGCCAATATTGTCGCTTCCAGAAGTGCCTTGCAGTGGGAATGGTCAAAGAAG TGGTGAGGACAGACGGTCTGAAAGGTCGACGGGGGCGCCTGCCGTCCAAACCTAAATCTCTCCCGGACTCATCTTCACCCGTCAGCACCCTCCTGAGCACCCTCATCAGGGCGCACGTGGAATCGAACCCTTCACCTTCTCGCCTTGACTTTCTTAAA TTTAAGGAGAGTCCAGGAAGCCCCCCGGGAGATGACGCTCAGCATGTGCGGCAGTTCTATGACCTCCTGACCAGATCGATGGAGGTGATTCGAGGCTGGGCGCAGAAGATCCCGGGCTTTACCTCCCTGCCCAAACACGACCAAGACCTCCTCTTCTACTCTGCTTTCCTGGAGCTCTTTGTTTTACGGTTGTCGTACAG ATCCAACCCGGAGGACGGGAAGCTGATCTTCTGCGACGGGTCGGTGTGGCACCGGCTCCAGTGCCTGCGTGGCTTTGGGGAGTGGATTGACAGCATCGTTGAATTCTCCGCTAATCTGCAGAGGATGAACCTGGATGTGTCCACCTTCTCCTGCATATGCACTCTCGCCTTGGTCACCG AGCGGCATGGACTGAAGGAGCCGAAGAAagtggaggagctgcagaacAACATTGTCAAGTGCTTGAAGGACGCCGATGGCCTCTCGGACTGTTGGTCCAACCATTTGTCCAGACTTTTGGAAAAACTGCGTGAACTTCGCACTCTGTGCATCCAAGGCCTGCAGAGGATTTTCTATTTGAAGCTGGAGGATTTGGTGCCGCCGCCTGCAATAATAGATAAGTTATTCCTCGACACGTTGCCATTTTAG